The following coding sequences lie in one Portunus trituberculatus isolate SZX2019 chromosome 12, ASM1759143v1, whole genome shotgun sequence genomic window:
- the LOC123502825 gene encoding location of vulva defective 1-like isoform X1 has protein sequence MRCWATFVVVLVAGVFCVPGMGQQYASSIGSGQTGSSGTTGSASGAASSQGSLGSPGSGPASVGQGAGQSGSGAAGSGFAGFVGTGRPSGAGGATFAGAAPVGAGRVVAGFPGFSGTAGTADQGGAGAFQRGTSVIQQQATPTVTQTVTIDRFTTLTDIVFQSYGVTLTQFVVVTATRPVQQVVVTPVNDQVAITTTVLHRPEYITLTETKSDFRLAVRTSVSHVTITHTAYNIMHVPFTITATETVHLTSPVVRTVINTQRQVVTDYRTIVNTVYVHGGYH, from the exons ATGAGGTGTTGGGCGACTTTCGTGGTGGTCTTGGTGGCTGGGGTGTTCTGTGTGCCTGGCATG gGTCAACAGTACGCCAGTAGCATCGGGTCCGGCCAGACGGGATCATCCGGCACCACAGGAAGTGCTTCGGGTGCTGCGTCTTCCCAGGGGTCTCTGGGATCCCCGGGAAGCGGTCCTGCATCGGTAGGCCAAGGGGCGGGACAGTCTGGCAGCGGTGCAGCTGGCAGTGGCTTCGCCGGGTTTGTAGGCACTGGGCGTCCCTCAGGTGCTGGTGGGGCGACGTTTGCTGGAGCTGCTCCTGTCGGAGCAGGACGAGTAGTTGCCGGATTCCCTGGGTTCAGCGGCACTGCTGGCACCGCTGACCAAGGTGGTGCCGGTGCTTTCCAGCGAGGCACAAGCGTCATCCAGCAGCAGGCCACACCGACAGTCACTCAGACTGTGACCATTGACAGGTTCACCACACTCACGGACATCGTCTTCCAGAGCTACGGTGTGACCCTGACCCAGTTTGTGGTTGTGACTGCCACCAGGCCTGTGCAGCAG GTTGTGGTGACGCCAGTTAATGACCAGgtggccatcaccaccactgtgcTCCACCGCCCGGAATACATCACACTCACGGAAACTAAGTCTGACTTCCGCCTGGCTGTGAGGACCTCGGTCAGCCACGTCACCATTACCCACACCGCCTACAACATCATGCACGTGCCCTTCACCATAACGGCCACCGAAAC TGTGCACCTGACTTCCCCGGTGGTGAGGACCGTTATCAACACGCAGCGGCAGGTGGTCACGGACTACCGCACCATTGTCAACACAGTCTACGTCCATGGCGGATACCACTGA
- the LOC123502825 gene encoding translation initiation factor IF-2-like isoform X2 produces MGQQYASSIGSGQTGSSGTTGSASGAASSQGSLGSPGSGPASVGQGAGQSGSGAAGSGFAGFVGTGRPSGAGGATFAGAAPVGAGRVVAGFPGFSGTAGTADQGGAGAFQRGTSVIQQQATPTVTQTVTIDRFTTLTDIVFQSYGVTLTQFVVVTATRPVQQVVVTPVNDQVAITTTVLHRPEYITLTETKSDFRLAVRTSVSHVTITHTAYNIMHVPFTITATETVHLTSPVVRTVINTQRQVVTDYRTIVNTVYVHGGYH; encoded by the exons ATG gGTCAACAGTACGCCAGTAGCATCGGGTCCGGCCAGACGGGATCATCCGGCACCACAGGAAGTGCTTCGGGTGCTGCGTCTTCCCAGGGGTCTCTGGGATCCCCGGGAAGCGGTCCTGCATCGGTAGGCCAAGGGGCGGGACAGTCTGGCAGCGGTGCAGCTGGCAGTGGCTTCGCCGGGTTTGTAGGCACTGGGCGTCCCTCAGGTGCTGGTGGGGCGACGTTTGCTGGAGCTGCTCCTGTCGGAGCAGGACGAGTAGTTGCCGGATTCCCTGGGTTCAGCGGCACTGCTGGCACCGCTGACCAAGGTGGTGCCGGTGCTTTCCAGCGAGGCACAAGCGTCATCCAGCAGCAGGCCACACCGACAGTCACTCAGACTGTGACCATTGACAGGTTCACCACACTCACGGACATCGTCTTCCAGAGCTACGGTGTGACCCTGACCCAGTTTGTGGTTGTGACTGCCACCAGGCCTGTGCAGCAG GTTGTGGTGACGCCAGTTAATGACCAGgtggccatcaccaccactgtgcTCCACCGCCCGGAATACATCACACTCACGGAAACTAAGTCTGACTTCCGCCTGGCTGTGAGGACCTCGGTCAGCCACGTCACCATTACCCACACCGCCTACAACATCATGCACGTGCCCTTCACCATAACGGCCACCGAAAC TGTGCACCTGACTTCCCCGGTGGTGAGGACCGTTATCAACACGCAGCGGCAGGTGGTCACGGACTACCGCACCATTGTCAACACAGTCTACGTCCATGGCGGATACCACTGA
- the LOC123502827 gene encoding uncharacterized protein LOC123502827 encodes MRRRGVRTSRTWCTTLWAPSTLSGPPHDPLPKLPHQETPQHPATASPCITHTTPTSTTITSRPRLQESRGERILRSGHAHQQDSTRMCRGSRWLTASTRTLSPRPAPASRPPRTPPPHARCSGIPSCRAHTPTGLQSSDRRQREEPFPGILTSTLLKQRAETALESGLVQFDQSPTLHQD; translated from the exons ATGAGGAGGCGCGGCGTCAGAACGAGCAGAACATGGTGCACAACGCTGTGGGCGCCGTCAACACTGTCTGGACCACCACATGATCCACTCCCTAAACTTCCCCATCAAGAAACCCCTCAACACCCTGCCACCGCCTCCCCTTgcatcacccacaccacacccacctccaccaccatcacctcacgaCCACGGCTACAAGAATCCCGCGGAGAACGTATACTCCGCAGTGGCCATGCGCACCAGCAGGACTCAACGAGGATGTGTCGTGGCTCTCGCTGGCTGACCGCCTCCACAAGGACATTGAGCCCCCGCCCAGCGCCCGCGTCACGCCCACCTCGGACTCCACCGCCCCATGCAAGGTGTTCCGGAATTCCTTCCTGCCGCGCACATACACCCACAG GCCTGCAATCAAGCGACCGCCGGCAGAGAGAGGAGCCTTTCCCTGGAATTTTGACGAGTACCTTGTTGAAGCAGCGAGCAGAGACAGCGTTGGAAAGTGGACTAGTACAGTTTGACCAGAGTCCAACATTGCACCAGGATTAA